The sequence ATCTCTGTTGACGAAGCTGCGGCTTTCTGCGGCGGATGCAGCGAAGTCGCTGGCCGTCTGTTTGTCGCCTCCAGGCTCCTCTCGGTCCTCGTGACCCTGCAAGACTGcaacgccgccctcctcacGGAGGCCCTGATGCTCCCCACGGACTTCTTCGGTCatcagcagcggcgcctgcctccgctcaAGGGTATTGAGACGTCTGCAACCCACATTGCGAATCTGCTTCATGACAGCAAACTCCCGCAGAGCGCCAGAAAGAGCATCGCCGAGGCCAACgacctctgcgccgcgctccctCTCCTGCTTCCTGCGCTGGGCAACCTGCGTGAGGCGCTCAAGTCCCTCGCCCTCTACTTGAACGCTGAGCTCAAGGGCAGCGCGGAGCGCCcagcctcggcgcctccggcggccgagtctctctccgccgccgcggactcAGCCGACGCAGCGGTCTCGAAGGCCATCTCCGAGCGCACCGCGGACGTGtgctcgtcgccggcgccctcgtctcccttCGCCCTGTTTAggcccagcgccgccggtgTGAAGGCCGCACTTGACACGCTGCTGCAGTGCCTCGCCGGtgtgctgcagacgctcgTCGCAGCGTCCGCGGGGCTGGTGCCGCCCACCTTGAGCAGCGCGGAGTGGCCTGTggtggaagaagaggcgggaGAAGAGCCAGCGCACAGACCGCCGGAGAGTCCGGAGTGCAACGTGTTTTTGGGCCTGGGCACTGAGGCCGTccgacgcgcgcgggtgACGGACTTCGTCCAGCGCGTCGGCGACCTCGCCGCGGGAGCGGgctcggcgacggccgctgcggcggactcCGGCCTGGATCTCGTTTTGCAAATCGAGGAGCGCCTCGTGGCTCTCCAAGAGATCTCCGCTCTTCAGaccgcgctgctgcttcagctcgtcgaggccgcagacgtgAAGGCCTTtctcgacgccgtcgccaaggcggagaagaaggccaaAGGCAAGAAGAAGCTCACGGTCGCCAGGTACGGAATGAGTCAAGGCACGCGGCGCTACCAGCAGTATCTTCTCGAACTCGTGCGAGAGGCTCTGGCAcagggcgagaagaaagaagacgccTGTCTCTCGGCCTTGCGAGCGGTTTTGCTCGCGGGGGggccggaggaggcggaagccgcggcggcggtcgcgcccgctggaggccgcgTGTCTCTGGCGTCGTTCTCCGAGCAGGAGGCGCATCTCGAAGTCCTGCTGACGCCGATCAACCAAGTGCGGCGCATCCCGAAGCCCGCCAAAGGAACTCAAGACTTTGGTCCTGCGCAAATGGCTGTTCGCGAACTCGTCCTCGGCGCGATTCGCGACGTTTTCCGGCGCCACGGAGGCGTGGAAATCGACACGCCCGTCTTCGAGTtgcgcgagacgctgctggGCAAGTACGGTGAAAACCAGAAGCTCGTCTACGACTTGAAGGACcagggcggcgagcagctgtCGCTGCGCTACGACTTGACGGTGCCCTTTGCGCGCTACGTGGCGAGCCACGACGTGGAGAAGATCCGCCGCTTCCACATCGGCAAAGTCTACCGGCGCGACGAGCCGCAGATGAACCGCGGCCGCTTCCGCGAGTTCTACCAGTGCGACTTCGACATCGCGGGCCCCTCGCCGCTCAAAATGGCacccgacgccgaggccgtgGCGATCATgacagaggcgctgcggacgctGCAGGGCATGGTGGGACGGTTCCACGTCAAGACCAATCACCGCGTGCTGCTCGACGGCATGATGGAGGTCTGCGGGCTGCCGGCGGACAAGTTCGCAACGACCTGTTCGTCGATCGACAAGCTCGACAAAGAGCCTTGGGCTGCCGTCCGAGAGGAGCTCATCGACTCCAAGGGCGTCGCAGTGCAAGTCGTGGATCGCCTCGGCGAGCTCGTGCAGAAGCGCGGCACCTTCTCGGAGTTGATCGCGGActtccgcgcgcagccggcgtTCGCCAGCAACGGGAAggtcgcgcgggcgctcgaGGACATGGAAATCTTTGCGCAGTACATCGACGCCATGGGCGTCCGCGAGGACGAAGTCATCTTCGACCTCTCGCTGGCGAGGGGCCTCGACTACTACACCGGCATCATCTTCGAGGCCGTGCTCCTCGGAacagacggcgcgcgcgtcggctcGGTCGGCGGAGGTGGGAGATACGACAACCTTGTGGGCATGTTCAGCGGGCGCGACGTCCCAGCTGTCGGTATGAGTGTCGGCGTCGAGAGGCTCTTCCGCATGGTCGAGAAGAGCCTCGGCATGGCCTCTGCGTTGcccggcgccgaagacgaagaggaacaGGCCGGAgacaaaaagaaaaagaaaaaggaggACAAATCCGCCGTCGAACCGTCCAGTCAAGTCCGCGAGAGCTTCACAGACGTCCTCGTCTGCTCAGTGGGAGACAACATGCTCAAGTGCGTCAATCTGGGTCGAgcgagcagcgacgacggaaCGAAAAAACCCTTGATTGCCGAAGCCAGACGGATGCCTCTGGCTAGCCACGGCGCCCCAGCATCCACAGAAACCGGAAGTGCACATGTATCAGCACGCCGTAGCCTCACAGACGGCGACTTTTGTTTGGCGCCAGGTTGTGCGTGCATGAGTGTGCCCTGCCACATCTCGCAGGTGTTGTCAACTGTGGGAGGACATGCGCTAGTGGACAGGCGCTGGCAGTGTCAAACATCATCGCGCAGGACATAGGGAGGCCCCTTCATATGTATGCTACTCGTTCGGCTTGAAGGCAGGCTGTGTCGAAGAGTGGTTGCGGTTGCAGTTGGGCTGGAAGCGGCGCATGCCTCTGCGTTTTCGGCCAGTTTTGCCGGTGTTTGATGCTTGTTTTGTGCCCCTGTGGTGTATGGCGCTTTTCTCAGGGCTTGCATGAGCGTTGCAGGCAACCTGTGGAAGAACGGAGTCGCAGCTGAGTTTTTCTACGGCGCGGGAGCCAAGTTGAAGAAGCAGATGGATCTCGCCTGCCAGCGTAGGATTCCGTTGCTCGTTATCCTTGGACAAGAGGAGctggagaggaagacggcgaaggtTCGCCAGCTGTGGtatgacgacgacgagaagcgGCCGGATACGAACGAGGAAGGCGGTGCAGGGGGAAAGGAAGAGGAAGTTCCGCTGGAGCAACTCGCTGAAGTGATTAAGGCCTACTTTGCTCAGCACGGCACGACGTTCGACcgcatgcggaggcgcgtcttCCAACACAACTCCGCATCGACCAACTGAGGTCGAGATCACACAGACGCAGTTTCAGTGTCCGAGACCTGTAGGTTAGACGCCACCGGAGCAACGCCGCGAGAGTCTCGAATCTTTGTGCTCTTCTGAGCACGACGGAGGAAGACCAGTCGATGGGGTGTCGTCTCTCGCATGTGTGAATTCGTGCGAGCGTCGATTCCAACAAGGTGCCTGGAACGCGCTCAGCTATGCAGACCAGTGGAGGGGGGGCCTCGGGGCAGCCTGACGAATCATGTTGTTTGCTAAAGACCTGGCGCCCCGCTCCCCTCCCCTGCGAGTTTGAGCGCCCAGAAGCGTGCgaccgaagaagagggaaagTGTCCGTAAGTGTCCTGTGTGTAGCAGGATTCGacaggcggcgaagctgcaAGGAGGGACCGCAACTGGTGCCTCTGTCGAGGATGGAGAGGGGGGACGTAGCCTGAATACTGTCGATGTATCTATCATGTGAACGGAACAGGGCTTCAGtttgcggcagctgcgcagcaaaGATAGAATCTTTTTGTTAGGTACACGAGCGGGACTGCATTTTTCGGGTTCCCTGTGGCGCAGAGCTTCGCCTCACACCTTCTTTCAGCCGCTGAGGCGAAACAACCATACCGGGctgccgcgcatgcgtgtcgcTTACGACCAACGAGGGCTTCACGCGCCGACGTGTACTCTAGCATCTAACTCGTTCTTGCTTTCATGTGACGTGCTGGAACAGCTGTGACCTCACGGTTTCTGAACAGACAATGACGAATGAGATGTGCAAATTTTTCAATGGCGACCGTATTCAGCCTTTCTCTTCGTGTCGCGCGCCCTGTGGTTCCGAAGGATAGTGTCTTCGGATGAACCTTGTAGAGGACTTGCCTCATGCGCGAAAGCGCCAGCATTTGCTCACATCGCTGCAATAGCAACGAGTGACACGCGAAAGATTCACATGATCCCGGCGGCAACTTGGCCACGTGTTGAGATCTTCTGCAGCAATCCAGCTACGGCAGCGTCGCGCTAAATTTCGGCGTGCCCTTAGTTTGAGGAGCTGGCGGTACGGAAATGCAAAGACGAGACGGCGTTACCGTGCCCCCGGCTGGCGGCCTAGGCAGGCACACAGAAGCCTGCACGTGGTTCATTGTCAGGTTGCGCACGCTTGCTTGTCGCTCTTAAAATGAACCGGCAACGGAAGCATGTGTTTGAGTTGCAGGTTTCCAGAGTTCCGGGTGCAGGCAACTAAGCAGATAGGTCCAGCGGCTGTTCGCCCCCTGTAAAGCACGTGCTTGTTCAGCAGGACAGGCTCTAGTGATGCAAAATGTGATCAGTCACGGACGCCTGCCCCCGCTTCAAAAGATGGATGTGTGCGTACGAACTCTGAGGGTGAACACACGGGGTGCAGTGGAGTCAAGGAAGGAAAGTAAGCTGCAAGCGCCTGCAGTCAAACGGGCCTCGCGCACTAAATATTCCTGCACCGGCACAGTAGGACCAGCAGACTAGAAAAAGACGAAGGAGTCTTGAACGGCGTGGGCAAGACGCCGCAGTGTAATACTCTCTCTCCGCATCGAGTAAGACACACCAGCAGCCGGTGTGGGGCAGGGTGAACTTCTAAGTGCCGTCTGGTGAGAGATAGGCAGTCAATATTGCAGCGTTTCTCCCAAGTACTAATTCCTCATTTGCGTGGCAGGTGTGTTTCGAACTCGACGTTTCTTATGAAGAAGAGTCACTTGTCATATATAGTTCAGAGTTGGATGCGCTCAGGAAACCAGCGATAGTAGTGTGACAGTCCCGAGGCAGGCGGCTGTCCGACTGGGTTGCTACCTCGTCGGTAAACGAGCCCGCTGTGGGGATAATCTTGCCATTTGGGCCGTTATACAACACAGAGGAACCTCCAAGAGAGTTACAGCCAAGCTACATGTCATGGTCACTGCGTAAGCTCCGGAAGACTGATCCGTTAAATGCACACAGCCAACCCCCAAAATGATCTCGTGGATTACAGAAGACTCGTCTGTTGGCCATGCATCCCTCAATTACAACGCAGCCATCCAGGTATCTTACGGCTACCGGGTGGTGATAATTCTAAACAGCGGTATCAGCTTCGCATTCCTGCTGTGGAAAAAAACAAACTTGGCACTCATACCAGGGGACAAGATGCATATCGTACCGCACTTGGTGGATCGCCATTTCGCCTCCCTTTGATATCGGAATCTTCGACAGGCGTGCCACGTCCTTAGTACGCTTATGGTGACTACCTGTTCGAAGTGAATCCTCCCATGAAAACTGGTATGGGTATATCATCGCCCAGTGAAAGCTCTGGCCCCGTCAAACTTACAGTGTGCAACGTCTCCGGCCATCCTCTGTAGCATTTTACCCAGAGCGTGTCCTCTCCGTGTTCAGCAACGTGCATTGGAGACGTGCCGCATATTTTGCGGCTACTATCATTCGTAAGAGTTTCTGTCCACTTTGAGTGGGACTGTTCCTTCGGGACTGTGCTGGGTTGCGGAAAACGCAAGCGAGACAGTGCTGCTTTAGAACGCGCATCAGCTCTCTCGTCTGTATCTCGCGGGTTCGGGCTTTCCACGCCGGCAAGCATGACAATCATGTCCATGTCTTGCAGATCCGTACCACAGGAGGGATACTTCGTCCTGCCGGCGTTTCCCACCGGCGACTTCGTTTGTTCCGCTGTTCCGTTCCTCTCGGCGCTTCTCCTGCGCAGAAGCCGGCACTGCTCCCGAAAGCCGTCGAGATGCAACTGAGCTGACAGAGGCCGGCCTACCGAGGGATGCCAGAAGGCGCTAGCGCCACATGCAGCGGGGAGTCCATCCATGTTGGCGGCATTTGGGGGGGTGCCTGTTTGACGCATCCCAGCACGGAGTGAGCAGTCAGGGCTGGACTTGCCGTTGTTCCTAACCTCCATGATCTTGTGTATAGGAACATCAAGAACCCAGACGGGTAACTCCACACCGCCTTCCCCGCCCTCGTCCGCTGGCTGTTTATCTTTACGGAGATAGCCAGAC is a genomic window of Besnoitia besnoiti strain Bb-Ger1 chromosome IV, whole genome shotgun sequence containing:
- a CDS encoding putative histidyl-tRNA synthetase (HisRS) (encoded by transcript BESB_057140) yields the protein MLSAEIRSVRGLGRRVCLPPHCGFSASQAHFCRFLDVCGSKRSALEARARDCPRDSVPSSSHSRPRLFTVSPGERRRPLISSLALPSGGRAPLPEEPRPSFVNFASRKHQSLSACDAAATLSAVCEQLVGCDDDSAKMSAKAPPPSMGARPLTLDELACYAFGEFACAIDPALLPKLNREFGRRFAPQQASGAGPVFSSLSLPTLPEGAPVLPSPAVRATAVLRIVSLLNNAAGVRPAVLAALCALLNEAPENSAASSSSSSGGFRLPRHPLPSGASAPPPPFTSYPSALQYMLSGALEHLAATDPSSAETISVDEAAAFCGGCSEVAGRLFVASRLLSVLVTLQDCNAALLTEALMLPTDFFGHQQRRLPPLKGIETSATHIANLLHDSKLPQSARKSIAEANDLCAALPLLLPALGNLREALKSLALYLNAELKGSAERPASAPPAAESLSAAADSADAAVSKAISERTADVCSSPAPSSPFALFRPSAAGVKAALDTLLQCLAGVLQTLVAASAGLVPPTLSSAEWPVVEEEAGEEPAHRPPESPECNVFLGLGTEAVRRARVTDFVQRVGDLAAGAGSATAAAADSGLDLVLQIEERLVALQEISALQTALLLQLVEAADVKAFLDAVAKAEKKAKGKKKLTVARYGMSQGTRRYQQYLLELVREALAQGEKKEDACLSALRAVLLAGGPEEAEAAAAVAPAGGRVSLASFSEQEAHLEVLLTPINQVRRIPKPAKGTQDFGPAQMAVRELVLGAIRDVFRRHGGVEIDTPVFELRETLLGKYGENQKLVYDLKDQGGEQLSLRYDLTVPFARYVASHDVEKIRRFHIGKVYRRDEPQMNRGRFREFYQCDFDIAGPSPLKMAPDAEAVAIMTEALRTLQGMVGRFHVKTNHRVLLDGMMEVCGLPADKFATTCSSIDKLDKEPWAAVREELIDSKGVAVQVVDRLGELVQKRGTFSELIADFRAQPAFASNGKVARALEDMEIFAQYIDAMGVREDEVIFDLSLARGLDYYTGIIFEAVLLGTDGARVGSVGGGGRYDNLVGMFSGRDVPAVGMSVGVERLFRMVEKSLGMASALPGAEDEEEQAGDKKKKKKEDKSAVEPSSQVRESFTDVLVCSVGDNMLKACMSVAGNLWKNGVAAEFFYGAGAKLKKQMDLACQRRIPLLVILGQEELERKTAKVRQLWYDDDEKRPDTNEEGGAGGKEEEVPLEQLAEVIKAYFAQHGTTFDRMRRRVFQHNSASTN